A window of the Zeugodacus cucurbitae isolate PBARC_wt_2022May chromosome 2, idZeuCucr1.2, whole genome shotgun sequence genome harbors these coding sequences:
- the LOC105209220 gene encoding tenascin has translation MYKSKLYLLLIQFVIVTFVFIQSGYGERVCKTILTKEGNAQKICFDICDKNCVNGICDYNKKCKCQTGYHPEKKKCQPDCHAGCPPNSTCIVGGNKCRCNEGYTGNGVDPCEPICNTDCGETRYCAAPDKCACKEGYMEMNNACVPICPDGCGEHELCGAPNNCICNDGYARNADGKCSPLCDVDCGEHKFCSAPNACACKNGFVESADGCLPICAKGCGANQYCAAPNSCNCNEGYVLNDYDQCAPFCSVDCGETRYCAAPDKCACKGGYMEMNNGCAPMCPEGCGEHEQCVAPNKCACVTGYRRTVDSGSQCEPICDAARCGNATCLRPGVCECTKGYTRLNDSIDCLPQCVGGCGPQGICAAPERCECVEGYVRNDKTCVPHCKNGCGINQHCTAPGVCQCMDGFEKKTLEQRCQPICEHDCPLHAYCAAPNHCNCITGYTVIDDKCVPQCKNKCGAHSKCIAPDRCHCDDGFLEQDGKCLSSSKFKSCMKEILLFHVSCETGSFVIYLIYGGLIGFVLICTFVTYKGFQHWRNRKSGSYSTPPPNFIVTYQPRSDGDGDEHTNVDCDSPSYSQPPAYNTLTRKC, from the coding sequence ATGTATAAGTCaaagttatatttattactaataCAATTCGTCATCGTAACATTCGTTTTCATTCAAAGCGGTTACGGTGAGCGCGTTTGTAAAACTATATTAACTAAGGAAGGTAAtgctcaaaaaatatgttttgataTATGTGATAAAAATTGCGTGAACGGCATTTGTGACTATAATAAGAAATGTAAATGTCAAACGGGTTACCATCCGGAGAAAAAGAAATGCCAACCAGATTGCCACGCAGGATGTCCGCCCAATTCAACTTGCATCGTAGGCGGTAATAAGTGTCGCTGTAATGAAGGCTATACTGGAAATGGCGTCGACCCATGCGAACCGATCTGCAATACGGATTGTGGCGAAACAAGATATTGTGCTGCTCCTGACAAATGTGCCTGTAAAGAGGGCTATATGGAGATGAACAACGCTTGTGTGCCCATATGCCCCGATGGATGTGGCGAGCATGAGCTTTGTGGCGCACCCAACAACTGCATCTGTAATGACGGTTATGCGAGGAATGCTGATGGAAAATGTTCACCCCTCTGCGATGTGGATTGCGGCGAGCACAAATTTTGTTCGGCACCTAACGCTTGCGCCTGCAAGAACGGTTTTGTAGAAAGCGCAGACGGTTGTCTACCGATTTGCGCGAAAGGATGTGGTGCTAATCAATATTGCGCAGCACCGAATAGCTGCAACTGCAATGAGGGCTATGTCTTGAATGACTACGATCAATGCGCACCCTTCTGTAGTGTGGATTGCGGCGAAACAAGATATTGTGCTGCACCTGACAAATGTGCCTGTAAAGGGGGCTATATGGAGATGAACAACGGTTGTGCGCCCATGTGCCCCGAAGGTTGTGGCGAGCATGAGCAATGTGTGGCACCAAATAAATGCGCTTGCGTCACAGGCTATCGAAGAACGGTCGATAGTGGCAGCCAATGTGAACCCATCTGCGATGCCGCGCGCTGTGGCAATGCGACCTGTCTGCGTCCCGGTGTTTGTGAGTGTACCAAAGGATATACGCGTCTCAACGACAGCATCGATTGTCTACCCCAGTGTGTGGGCGGTTGTGGCCCACAAGGTATTTGCGCAGCACCGGAACGTTGTGAATGTGTGGAGGGTTATGTGCGCAATGACAAGACTTGCGTACCACACTgcaaaaatgggtgtggcataaATCAGCACTGCACAGCACCGGGTGTGTGTCAATGCATGGAtggctttgaaaaaaaaactttagaaCAACGATGTCAACCGATATGTGAACACGATTGTCCGCTGCATGCTTACTGCGCGGCGCCGAATCACTGTAACTGCATCACCGGCTACACCGTGATCGATGACAAATGTGTGCCCCAATGCAAGAACAAGTGTGGCGCTCACAGCAAATGCATTGCGCCCGACAGATGTCACTGCGATGATGGTTTTCTGGAGCAGGATGGTAAATGTTTGAGTTCGTCCAAATTTAAATCATGCATGAAGGAAATACTATTATTTCATGTTTCATGTGAGACCGGCTCATTTgtaatctatttaatatatggtGGACTGATCGGTTTCGTGCTGATCTGCACATTTGTCACCTATAAAGGTTTTCAGCATTGGCGCAATAGGAAAAGCGGTAGTTATAGTACGCCACCACCGAATTTCATAGTCACTTATCAGCCGCGCAGTGATGGAGACGGAGACGAACACACGAATGTCGATTGCGATAGTCCCAGCTATAGTCAGCCGCCAGCCTATAACACGCTCACCAGAAAATGTTGA